A portion of the Pseudomonas koreensis genome contains these proteins:
- a CDS encoding ATP-binding protein has protein sequence MESRPDEPHASSNSHYVFGPFSVFPAKRLLARNGIAVEIGGRALDLLIALLARPGRVLTKSDLLKQVWPDIIVEEGSLRFHMAALRRILGEGDGQARYIATQVGVGYAFVATLERHEGEAQANVVAADPADDCAFEPRCHLPPRAQLLGRETDVQLVTDHLLQPKLFTLVGPGGVGKTSLAVEVAHRISAQGNQTVRFVDLAQVEDPTLVLSALARALDIAVQAEEPMFVLLAHLRMHRLLLVIDNCEHLIDAVSSIVEQISDAAPNVGILATSREPLRARGEYIHWLNPLEFPREPQLLSIEALLGFAAIRLFVERACSGNAALVLDDDDAQLIADMCRRLEGMALPIELAAMRVASHGVRSTHASLGERFSLGWSGRRTATPRHQTLRGMLDWSYDLLTPLERLALERFSVFVGPFSLDAAAQVIADAQIDPATAAAMLDELVCKGLISLHQSDPTGSYRLLEMTRAYTREKLSRRGEAEVSTLSFRHAAFYLELLGRLGTSPNEIYANSARLASQLGNVRSALEWSFGPHGDPGLALPLAAASAALFLHFSLLVECRTWCARAAELLELGYFGTPTEMELQAALGLVLMFTRGNSEAAQRALLRAFDIAVALGDDWSQLRMLGRLQIFYERIGDFAASLAWAEQASKVGKALNKPEAVAIADSLAGISHHLLGDQPLARQQLESSLRNSLPSRRSGTIYYGFDHRNRTGLALARTLWLLGYPDQARRWAEQIETEAAALQHAVTYCIAMVWILCIYLWTGDLRKARASLERFASIAETNALGPYIAAAQGLRAAIAIRAEEPGDAVERLEESLAQLHGMRYELLTTSFEIALAEGLVLQRQYEKALRVVDGTISHCRASGDAFALPELLRIKASLVKIMDGESLQPAIEILQASRHMSQQQGAWSWELRASMDLARTWLEQGDRVQALELLETCQQKVSEGFDTLDVRRLHALVQQAH, from the coding sequence GTGGAGTCTCGCCCCGACGAACCGCACGCATCCAGCAACAGCCATTATGTTTTCGGCCCGTTCAGCGTTTTTCCGGCGAAACGGTTGCTGGCCAGGAACGGCATTGCCGTCGAGATTGGCGGCCGCGCGCTGGATCTGTTGATTGCGTTGCTGGCGCGACCGGGGCGGGTGTTGACCAAAAGCGACCTGCTCAAGCAGGTCTGGCCCGACATCATCGTTGAAGAAGGCAGCCTGCGTTTTCACATGGCCGCTCTGCGGCGGATTCTCGGCGAGGGTGATGGACAGGCCCGCTACATCGCCACTCAGGTCGGCGTCGGCTACGCGTTTGTCGCCACGCTGGAGCGACATGAGGGTGAGGCGCAAGCCAACGTAGTCGCTGCAGACCCGGCCGATGACTGTGCATTCGAACCGCGCTGTCACCTGCCTCCACGCGCGCAGCTGTTAGGCCGGGAAACCGACGTGCAACTGGTCACCGACCATTTGCTGCAACCCAAGCTGTTCACCCTTGTCGGGCCCGGCGGTGTAGGCAAGACCAGCCTGGCCGTCGAGGTTGCCCACCGCATCAGCGCCCAGGGGAATCAGACCGTTCGTTTTGTCGATCTGGCACAGGTCGAAGACCCGACGCTGGTGCTGTCGGCGCTGGCCCGGGCGTTGGACATCGCGGTACAGGCCGAAGAGCCGATGTTCGTCCTGCTTGCACATTTGCGCATGCACAGGCTGTTACTGGTCATCGACAATTGCGAACACTTGATTGATGCGGTTTCCTCCATTGTCGAGCAGATCAGCGACGCCGCCCCGAATGTCGGCATTCTGGCTACCAGCCGCGAACCGTTGCGCGCCCGTGGCGAATACATTCACTGGCTCAACCCGCTCGAATTTCCCCGTGAGCCGCAGCTCTTGTCGATCGAAGCGTTGCTCGGTTTCGCCGCCATCCGCCTGTTTGTCGAGCGGGCTTGTTCGGGTAACGCGGCGCTGGTGCTGGACGACGATGACGCGCAACTGATCGCTGACATGTGCCGGCGCCTGGAAGGCATGGCTTTGCCGATCGAGCTTGCGGCGATGCGCGTGGCCAGCCACGGCGTGAGGTCCACCCACGCCTCATTGGGCGAGCGTTTCTCGCTGGGCTGGTCGGGACGCAGAACGGCGACGCCACGCCATCAGACCTTGCGCGGGATGCTCGACTGGAGCTACGACCTGCTGACGCCGCTGGAGCGTCTGGCACTGGAGCGTTTTTCGGTGTTCGTCGGGCCATTCTCCCTGGACGCGGCAGCGCAGGTGATCGCTGACGCGCAGATCGACCCGGCCACGGCCGCAGCGATGCTTGATGAGCTGGTCTGCAAAGGCCTGATCAGCCTCCACCAGAGCGACCCGACAGGGTCGTATCGTTTGCTGGAAATGACCCGTGCTTACACGCGCGAGAAGCTGTCCCGGCGAGGCGAGGCCGAAGTCAGCACACTGTCGTTCCGCCATGCGGCGTTTTATCTGGAGCTGCTGGGGCGTCTGGGCACTTCGCCCAATGAGATCTATGCCAACTCGGCGCGTCTTGCCAGCCAGTTGGGCAACGTTCGCAGTGCCTTGGAGTGGAGTTTCGGCCCACACGGGGATCCGGGCCTGGCATTGCCGCTCGCGGCGGCCAGCGCGGCATTGTTCCTGCATTTTTCATTGCTGGTCGAGTGCCGCACCTGGTGCGCGCGCGCGGCGGAGCTACTCGAACTTGGCTACTTCGGTACGCCGACGGAAATGGAGCTGCAAGCGGCTCTCGGTCTGGTGTTGATGTTCACCCGTGGCAACAGCGAGGCGGCGCAGAGGGCGTTGCTGCGCGCGTTCGACATCGCTGTTGCGTTGGGCGATGACTGGTCGCAACTGCGCATGCTCGGGCGATTGCAGATCTTCTATGAACGCATCGGCGATTTCGCCGCCTCGCTGGCCTGGGCCGAGCAGGCCAGCAAGGTCGGCAAGGCGCTGAACAAGCCTGAAGCTGTCGCCATTGCCGATTCTCTGGCCGGCATTTCCCATCACTTGCTCGGTGATCAGCCGCTGGCGCGGCAACAGCTGGAAAGCTCGTTGCGTAATAGCCTGCCGTCCAGACGCAGTGGGACGATCTATTACGGCTTCGACCATCGCAATCGCACCGGTCTGGCCCTGGCGCGTACGCTTTGGCTGTTGGGTTATCCGGATCAGGCCCGGCGCTGGGCCGAGCAGATCGAAACCGAGGCTGCTGCGTTGCAGCATGCGGTGACCTATTGCATTGCGATGGTCTGGATCCTGTGCATTTACCTCTGGACCGGCGATTTGCGCAAAGCCCGAGCCAGTCTCGAACGCTTCGCCAGCATCGCCGAAACCAACGCACTCGGCCCTTACATCGCCGCCGCCCAAGGGTTGCGTGCGGCCATTGCGATCCGTGCCGAAGAGCCTGGCGATGCGGTCGAGCGGCTCGAAGAAAGTCTGGCGCAGTTGCATGGCATGCGTTACGAGCTGCTCACCACGTCATTCGAAATTGCACTGGCCGAAGGTTTGGTTCTGCAGCGCCAGTATGAAAAAGCGCTGCGCGTGGTCGACGGCACGATCAGCCATTGCCGTGCCAGCGGCGATGCTTTCGCGCTGCCCGAGTTGCTGCGCATCAAGGCCAGCCTGGTCAAGATAATGGACGGCGAAAGCCTGCAGCCAGCGATCGAAATACTGCAAGCGTCACGCCATATGAGCCAGCAACAAGGCGCCTGGTCGTGGGAATTGAGGGCGTCGATGGACCTGGCCCGGACATGGCTGGAGCAGGGCGACCGGGTACAGGCGCTAGAATTACTCGAAACATGCCAGCAAAAAGTCTCGGAAGGTTTCGACACGCTCGATGTTCGCCGGCTGCATGCGCTGGTGCAGCAAGCTCATTGA
- a CDS encoding response regulator transcription factor, translating into MNSKNTWVTGHAASPGEDRPVVFVVDDDISVRESLELLIGFAGWQPRLFDSAQAFLDAPRPLVPSCLVLDINLPDLSGLDLQTSIAGDKRHMPIIFITGYGDIPLTVRALKAGAVEFLTKPFDDDVLLKAMADALQSSHAALDEVKHQRCLLQAYRSLTPREQEIMARVVSGRLNKLIAADLNISEITVKAHRGKVMRKMQARSLADLVKMAALIRPDP; encoded by the coding sequence GTGAATTCGAAAAACACATGGGTCACAGGACACGCAGCATCGCCGGGCGAAGACCGACCTGTGGTGTTCGTGGTCGATGACGATATTTCCGTGCGCGAATCGCTGGAGCTGTTGATCGGTTTCGCCGGCTGGCAGCCGCGTCTTTTCGACTCGGCGCAAGCGTTTCTCGATGCGCCACGGCCGCTCGTGCCCAGTTGCCTGGTGCTGGATATCAATTTGCCTGACCTCAGTGGTCTTGATCTGCAAACGTCGATTGCCGGTGACAAGCGCCACATGCCGATCATTTTCATTACCGGCTATGGCGATATTCCGTTGACCGTGCGTGCGTTGAAGGCTGGCGCGGTGGAGTTTCTGACCAAACCGTTCGATGACGACGTATTGCTCAAAGCCATGGCCGACGCGCTGCAGAGCAGCCATGCAGCGCTCGACGAGGTGAAGCACCAGCGCTGTCTATTGCAGGCCTACCGTTCGCTGACCCCGCGCGAACAGGAGATCATGGCGCGGGTCGTCAGCGGACGCCTGAACAAACTGATTGCCGCCGACCTCAACATCAGCGAGATCACCGTCAAGGCCCATCGCGGCAAAGTCATGCGCAAAATGCAAGCGCGGTCCCTGGCGGATCTGGTGAAAATGGCGGCGTTGATCAGACCCGATCCTTGA
- a CDS encoding response regulator, which yields MSVPLLVSIVDDDESVRESLPDLIKEFGFAVQAFASAQDYLASPCLDSTRCLILDVAMPGMSGPELLKELVFRGYRVPVIFITAHSDAREQAQLRQCGAVDCLIKPFSEAQLLKALSAALPLD from the coding sequence ATGAGTGTGCCTCTGCTCGTTTCCATCGTCGACGACGATGAGTCGGTGCGCGAATCGCTGCCGGATCTGATCAAGGAATTCGGCTTCGCGGTGCAGGCATTTGCCTCGGCGCAGGATTATCTGGCGTCGCCCTGTCTGGATTCCACGCGCTGCCTGATTCTCGATGTGGCCATGCCCGGTATGTCGGGGCCGGAACTGCTCAAGGAGCTGGTATTTCGCGGCTATCGCGTACCGGTTATCTTCATCACCGCGCACAGCGATGCCCGCGAACAGGCGCAACTGCGTCAGTGCGGCGCGGTGGATTGCCTGATCAAGCCATTCAGCGAGGCGCAGTTGCTCAAAGCCTTGAGCGCCGCGCTGCCGCTCGATTGA